The Myroides phaeus DNA segment AAGATTATAGTAAATTTTGATAAGCCAATTAAGAAAGTGTCTTATGAAGATGCTGAAATTAGTAGCGATGGTAAGTCATTTACCAAAACCTTTTCGCTTACAGAGTTGATGGAGAATCCTGCTTTATTAGAGTATAAAGTGGAATTAAAGAAATAAAAAAAGCCCGATTATTTAATCGGGCTTTTTTATTATAATTTATTCATATTTCCAGCTAAAGCTTCAATGAATTTACCGATAGGTCCTTTTACCATCATCGCCATCATTGGGTTGAAGCTTCCTTCAAACTGAAGTTGAATTTCAGTATTATTAGCATCAACTTCTGTGATATTTCCTGTAAGTGTGAAAGGAAGTTTATCACTTGCAGCTCCTAAAACTATTTTAGAATGAGGTGTTTGCTCTTTCTTTTTAAGTTTAATTTCCGGCATTCCTTTTAATGCGAATATGAAAGAATCATCTCCTGTTACTTCAAATTTTGCAATTGAGTCAGGCATTAATTTTTCAAAGTTTTTCACGTCGTTTAAGGCGTTGAAAATATATTCAGCAGATTGAGGAACTGTAACTTTAGTGCTTTCTAAGTTCATAGAGATTAGTTTTTAGTCAATTATTATTGATTCCATTCTGATGGATTCTTTCTCCACTCTTGAAGAGTATCTAAGTCAGTATCAGAGATGTATTTTTGATTCACTGCATTTTCTAATAAAGAAGAATAATTGCTCAATGTAGTTAATTCAATTCCTGCATTTTTGAAATTATCTTCAGCTACTTGGAATTCGTAAGTAAAGATAGCGGCCATACCTAAGATATTAGCTCCGTTTTCTTTAAGAGCTTCCACTGCTTGTAAGCTACTTTTTCCAGTACTGATTAAGTCTTCAATTACGATAACGCTTTTTCCAGGTTCAAGTTGTCCTTCAATCTGGTTTTGTCTACCGTGTTTTTTAGGCTCAGGTCTTACATAAACAAAAGGTAAGTCAAGTGCTTCCGCAACTAATAAACCAATTCCAATAGCTCCTGTAGCAACACCAGCGATAACATCTGGTTTCCCATATTTGCTGATAATGTTGTTAGCAAACTCTTGTTTTAAGAATTTACGAATCTCTGGAAATGATAGAGTAATACGGTTGTCGCAATAAATTGGTGATTTCCATCCAGAAGCCCAAGTAAAAGGATTTTTAGGATTTAATTTAATTGCGTTAATTTGCAGAAGTAATTCGGCCGTCTTGTGTGCTGTTTCTTTATTAAAAATCATAATACAAATGTATAAAGTTTTTGTAAACGACAAACCTTTGTTTCTAACAGATAAAATCGAGAAAGAAACCGATTTTCAATTGTTCTTATTAGATAGTGTCGATATTGACAAAATTATCATTAAATATTTTCAAAATAAAATTGATAAGGCTTTTTTATACCATCCAAATGAAAAACAAATCTTAAAAAAGATAAAAGATAAGATTCCTGTGCAAAAAGCTGGAGGTGGATTGGTATATAATTCAAAAGGAGAGATTCTTTTTATTCTTCGCAGTGGTAAATGGGATTTACCTAAAGGAGGAATTGAAAAGAACGAAGAAATGGAAGAAACTGCTATTCGCGAAGTGGAAGAGGAGACAGGAGTAAACGGATTAGAGATAGTGCGTAAACTACCTAAAACCTACCATATCTTTAAACGTAATGGCAAGTACAAGTTAAAAATAACAACTTGGTATGAGATGAAAACTGATTTCGAAGGAACTCCAGTTGGACAGTTGGAAGAAGGAATTGAAAAAGCTGTGTGGTTAAACAAAGAGCAAATTAGAGAGGCAATGAATAATTCGTATGAGAATATTAAATTATTGATTGACGAGGCAGGAGTCTTGAAATAAATAAGGTTCTTGTATTCCACAAATAAGAAAAATACATATAAAAAAATCCGTTCTATCATAGAACGGATTTTTTTATATTTAAAACTTAACTGGTTCTGGAACTAATTTAGAATAGTCTCCTTTATTTCTTATAACGTCGCGTACGATACTTGAACTGATAAAAGAAGTGCTTGCAGCAGTAAGCAAAAAGACAGTTTCTATTTTAGAAAGAAAACGATTTGTATGAGCAATCGCTTTTTCAAATTCAAAATCAGCAGGGTTTCTAAGTCCTCTTAAAATAAATTGAGCATTAACTTCAAAACAATAGTCTGTTGTTAGCCCTTCATAAGTGGTTACTTTTATTTTAGGTTCGTCTTTAAAAGTTTTTTCTATAAAACGCTTTCTTTCTTCAAGAGAAAACATATACTTTTTATCAGAATTAACTCCTATTGCAACTATAATCTCATCAAACAAAGGTAATGCTCTGTTTATAATGTCATAGTGCCCATTTGTAATAGGATCAAATGAACCAGGAAAAACTGCTCTTCTCATAGTTAATAATTATTGTGCCTTTTGCAAAGCTAAAACAATTGCGTTGCCAAACAAATCAGATAAAGAGATATTCGCTTGTTTCGCTTGTTGAGGTAAGATACTTTCATTTGTCAAACCTGGAACAGTATTCATTTCTAATAAGAAAGGCACGCCGTCTACAATGATAAATTCACTGCGAGAGAATCCTTCCATTTTCAAGATTTTATAAATACGAGAAGCGATATCTTCTATTTTAGCTTTTGTAGCTTCGTCAATTCGTGCAGGAGTAATCTCTTGAGATTTACCTAAATATTTAGCTTCGTAATCAAAGAAGTCGTTTTCTGAAACAATTTCTGTAATAGGTAAAACAATTATTTCTCCTTGGTAATTGATCACACCAACAGAAACTTCAGTACCATTTAAGAAACTTTCAATAATAATTTCATTGTCTTCTTTATAAGCTGTTTCAATGGCTTGTAACAACTCTTCTGTATTCTTAGCCTTAGAGATACCAAAGCTTGAACCAGAGCGATTAGGTTTAACAAAACAAGGTAATCCTACGCGTTGAATGATAGCTTCTGTATCAATAACATCTCCTTCATTCAAATAATAAGAGATTGCTGTTTTAATACCATAAGGTTTTACAACAGATAGCATATCTCTTTTATTCATTGTTAAAGCAGCTTGATAATAATCACAAGAAGTATGAGGCATACCAATTAAATTGAAGTAAGCTTGCATTAAGCCATCTTCTCCTGGAGTACCGTGTATTGCGTTGAATACAACATCAAATGAAATCTTGTTTCCGTTGTATTGAACAGAGAAATCATTTTTATCAATTGGAAATTCGGCATTGTTTTCATCAACATAGACCCATTTGTCTTTCAGAATGTGAATTGCGTATGGGATGTATTTATTTCTATCTAAATTATCAAAGACAACTTTTCCACTTACTAATGAGATTTTATATTCGCTTGAATAACCTCCCATGATAATAGCTACATGCTTCATTTTTAATTAGTTTTATTTCTCGAGAGAGAAAATTATAGGGTACTTTGGGTAAAACAAATTTATAACAAAACATAGAAACAAAAAATGTTTTCGATTTTATATCTTTGCCCAAAATAAATAGATATGAAATTATTTGGTTTTTTAAAAAGCAAGGCTTTTTTTATTTCTCTAATCGCTGCAGTAGTTATGCTTGTAGCTGGAGTATTTTTAGCTCTTAAATGGTTAGAGAAAACAACAAATCACGGGCAACGTATTGCTGTACCATCAATTTTAAAGTTGGATACAGATCAGGCAATCCAGGTTTTAGAGAAAAACAGTTTGCGTATGGTTGTACTTGATACGGTAGATTACGATAGAGATTTTCCTCCTTTAACTATTCTTGAACAAGATCCAGAACCAAATACGGATGTAAAAGAGAATAGAAAAATATATGTTAAGATTAACGCAGCAGGTTATGGAAAAGTGATTTTACCAGAATTCGAAAAGTTAACGTACAGACAAGTTTTAGCAACTATTAAATCGTTAGGGTTAAAAGAGGGGACTATTTCTTATGAAACATTTATAGGAAAAGATGTAGTCTTGAGAGTGACTCAAAATGGTAAAGTGTTGAAAAAAGGAGATAAAGTGTCTAAAAATTCTCGAGTTGACTTTGTTTTAGGAGATGGTAGAGCAGCTTATACACAAGAAGAATTAGACGTAGCACCAGAGATTGATTAAGAAAGATATAAGAAAGATATATGCAAGAAGGTAATATTGAAGCGTTCGATGATTTAGATGGAGAATTATATGAACATTTTAGATTTGAAGCAGGAAAAGGACAGGCTCCTCTTAGAGTAGATAAGTTTTTAATGAACTTAGTAGAAAATGCTACGAGAAACAAAATCCAACAAGCTGCTGCAAATGGAAATATTTTTGTGAATGATGTACCTGTTAAATCAAATCACAAAGTGAAGTCAATGGACGTTGTACGTGTGTTGATGAAACAACCACCATTTGAAAACATCATCATACCAGAGGATATTCCGTTAGATATAGTTTATGAAGATGACGCTGTTTTAGTTATTAATAAACCAGCAGGACTTGTAGTTCATCCAGGACACGGTAATTACACAGGGACATTGGTAAATGCATTGGCTTACCATTTTGATAATCTACCTTTAAATAGTAGTGAACGTCCAGGATTAGTACACCGTATTGACAAAGATACAACAGGACTTTTAGTAGTTGCAAAAACAGAGTGGGCAATGACTGAATTGCAAAAACAGTTTGCTGCAAAAACTACGGAGCGTGAGTATATGGCAATGGTATGGGGAAATGTTGAAGAAGATGAGGGAGTAATTGAAAGCTATATCGGTCGCCACGTTAAAGACAGAATGCAAATGGCTGCTTTTGACGACGAAACTATGGGAAAATGGGCAGTTACGCATTATAAGGTAATTGAGCGTTTAGGATATGTTACTTTAGTTTCTTGTCGATTAGAAACAGGGCGTACTCACCAGATTCGTGTACATATGAAGTCTATTGGACATACCTTGTTTAACGATGAGCGTTATGGAGGAAACCTTATTTTGAAAGGAACTACATTTACGAAGTATAAACAGTTTGTAGATAATTGTTTTAGCGTTTTACCAAGACAGGCACTACACGCAAGAACATTAGGTTTTGAACATCCAATAACAAAAGAGTTTATGCGATTTGAAACTGAAATTCCTGAAGATATGCAGGAGTGTATCGCAAAATGGAAAACATACGCACAAGCATCTAACCTTGGAAACAAAGGAGAAATATAATACAGAAGGAATCAACCAGAGTTGGTTCCTTTTTTTATTTTTTAAATTAGGTATATACTTTTGATTGTAAAGTAAAGGATATTTATTTCACCTAAGTTCTATTGCATTTAAGTAAGTGGTAATGGAAGAAGTATAATAGTATCTTAAAAAAGCCCTTGTCTTCGTAAAAACACACTAAATTCATTTCTCTTTCCGAATTTATTTATTTACTTTGGTGACTTTAGATTAAAATGTTAAGTCAACTTAAAGTACATATTGAAAGTAATTTTCAAGAATTAGTAGAAAAACCATTGTTACTTGCCGTTAGTGGTGGGATAGACAGTGTCGTTTTAGTACACTTATGTCATCAATTAAAACTCAATATCGCAATAGCACATTGCAATTTCCACTTGCGTAAACAAGATAGTATAGATGATCAGGCTTTTGTAGAGCAATTGGGAAAACAATTAGATATTCCCGTTTTTGTAGCGGAGTTTCAAACAGAACAATACGCTGAGGAGAATAAGATATCTATTCAAATTGCTGCCAGAGAGTTGAGGTATGATTGGTTTAAATCCCTCATTGCAAAAGGGGAGTATAAATACTTGTTGACAGCTCATCACTTAGATGATTCTATGGAAACGTTTTTAATCAATTTATCAAGAGGAACAGGTATTGAAGGATTGTTAGGGATACCTGCTAAGAATGATTATATCAGACGTCCATTATTGCCATTTACAAGAGAGCAGATAGTTAATTACGCTGAAGAAAATAAGATTACTTGGCGTGAAGATTATACAAATGCTCAGACAAAATATCTTCGTAATAAAATCAGACAAAACATATTGCCTTTAGTAAAAGAGACCAATGATCAGTTTGCAAATTCGTTTCAAAAAACAATTGATTACTTACAGCAAACATTTGATTTAAGTGAAGATGCAAGTCGTTTATACTTTGAAAAAATAGTTAAAAGCATAGACAATCAGTTGATTATTGATATTTTAGCGCTAAAAGAATTATCTTCGCCTATAGCTTATTTATATCGCTGGTTACAGCCTTACGGATTTACAGCTTGGAGCGATATAGAAAACTTATTAGATGCTACATCAGGTAAAGTAGTTTATTCACCAACGCATATGTTGCTTAAGAATAGAGATGAACTTATTTTACAAAGTTTAGCAGATAAAGAAGAGAATAAAGAACAAATATATTTTTTAGAACCAAAACAAACATTAACCGAACCACTAAAGATTAGTATAACACCTTATGAAGAAAAAGAATTAAAAAGCGATAGTTCTGTAATTTATGTGGATGGAGATGCTTTAAAGTTTCCTTTATCTATTCGAAAATACAGAAGTGGAGATAAATTTATTCCTTTTGGGATGAAGGGCAGTAAAAAAGTAAGTAAGTTCTTTAAAGACGAGAAGTTTAGTCTGATAGATAAAGAAAATACCTATCTTTTATGCTCAGAAGATAAAATTGTATGGATTATTGGAAGTCGAATGGATGAACGATTTAAGGTAAAAAATACAACTACAAACATTTTTAAAATTCAAGTTATTTTATGAGAAAATTAGCTTATTTGCTACTTTTTTTAGTGTCATTTGTGTCAATGCAAGCACAGATTGCAAACCCTGCGAAATGGCAAACTAAAATCGAGAAGAAGTCTGACACAGAATACACTATCACTTGGGATGGTATTATTCAAGAGGGATGGCATATGTATTCTCAGCACACTCCAGATGGAGGACCACTACCTACAGAGTTTATTTATAACAACCAAGAGGGAAATTATGAGTTAGTAGGAGCGGCAAAAGAGAGTGAAACAAAAACAACGTTCAACGATATTTTTGATGTTGATGAAACTTATTTTGTAGGACCAGTAAAATTGGTTCAGGATATCAAGTTGACAAATCAAGATACACCAAATGTACAAGTTGAATTAGCATACCAAGTTTGTGAAGAAGTATGTATCAGTCAAAGTAATTTATTTGTTTTTGACTTAAAGACTTTAACTTCTGTTGAGGTTAAAAACTTTGAAGAGTACGCTACAAAAACTTCAGCAACAGATTCGAAAGATAGTGCTACAAGTGAAACAGATGGAGCAGTAGTTACAAACAAGAAAGAAGAGAAAAGAGGATTGTTTACAATCTTTATTCTTGCGTTCTTCTCTGGTTTTGCAGCTTTACTTACACCTTGTGTATTCCCTATGATTCCTATGACGGTTAGTTTCTTTACAAAACAAAGTAAAACACGTGCTAAAGGGATTAAGAATGCGATTATCTACGGATTGTCTATTATTTTTATTTATGTAATCTTAGGAACAATTGTTACTGCTATATTTGGAGCGGATTCATTAAATGCGTTATCAACTAACGTTTATTTTAATGTGATTTTCTTCTTGTTATTAGTGGTATTTGCTACGTCTTTCTTAGGAGCATTTGAAATTATGTTACCTAACTCTTGGGCGAATAAAGTAGATTCACAAGCAGATAGAGGTGGTATTATTGGTATCCTATTTATGGCTTTAGCTTTGGCTATTGTGTCGTTTTCTTGTACAGGACCTATTGTAGGAACTTTATTGGTAGAAGCAGCGTCTAAAGGAGGAATAGCACCTATTGTAGGGATGTTAGGTTTCTCATTGGCATTAGCTTTACCATTTATGTTATTTGCAATGTTCCCAGGGTGGTTAAACTCAATGCCTCGTTCTGGAGGATGGTTAAACACGGTAAAAGTATCATTAGGTTTCTTAGAGTTAGCTTTAGCTTTTAAATTCTTATCAAATGCAGACTTAGTATTACAAGCGCATTGGTTAGAAAGAGAAGTATTCTTAGCTATTTGGATTGCTATTTTTGGTGCTTGGGCATTGTACTTATTAGGAAAAATTAAATTACCTCACGATAGTCCAACAGATAGTATTTCTGTCGGAAGATTATTTATGGCTCTTTTAGTAACTACGTTTACTATTTATTTAGTACCTGGATTATGGGGAGCACCATTAAAGATTATTTCAGGTTTCCCGCCACCAATGACGTATAGTGAAAGTCCATATGGAGTTGGAGGAAAAGGTGGTTCAGCAGGTGGTGATGCAGTAGGTGTATTGCCAGATGGAGCTAAATTAGGAGCACACGATATCGTTGCTTTTACAGATTACGAAAAAGGAGTAGCTTATGCACAATCAGTAAACAAGCCTATTTTATTAGACTTTACAGGATTTGCTTGTGTTAACTGTCGTAAAATGGAAGACTACGTATGGTCAGATCCATCAGTATTGTCAATTCTTAAAAATGAAGTTGTTTTGATTTCACTTTATGTTGACGACAAAAAGGAGCTACCTGAAAATGAGCAGTATATTTCTGAGACAACAGGTAATAAAATTAAGACGATTGGTAATAAATGGAGTGATTTCCAAATGAAGAATTACCACGCTAATGCGCAACCATACTATATTATTTTAGATAGTAAAGAAAACCGATTAACTGAAGCAGTAGGATATACACCAGATGTAGATGACTACAAAGCTTGGTTAGAGAGCGGAGTTCAGAAAGTAAAATAAAACTTATCAATTAGTTAAGTACAAAGCCGAGTGATTATTTCACTCGGCTTTTTTTGTGTTATTCTGTAAATAAAAGTTTGCATTTTGAGAAAATATTAAGATATAAGTCAATACATTTGATAGCTATACTTAGGTATGCTAATCATTAACTACAAGGGAAATATTGTATTTACAATACTTGATTTCACGTGTAGATAGTGAAGGGAAGAGGAAAAGGAAAAATCAGAAAAATTGTTATAAAATGAAAAGAAGTTTAGTTGCAATCGCTTTTGGATTGTTTGCTTTGTGCACAAATGCACAGGTACACACTCCACCTACCAGTACAAAATCAGAGATTCACCAAGTAGTTGGGTTAACAGATGTAAATATAGATTATTCAAGACCTAATATGCGTGGGCGTTTAGTTTTTGGTGATTTGGTTCCTTATGGAAGACTTTGGAGAACCGGAGCAAATATGAACACTGTTGTTACCTTTGGTAATGATGTTGTTATTGGTGGTAAAACATTGAAAAAAGGTTCTTATGCCTTGTATAGTATTCCAAAAGTAGAGGAGTGGGAAATCATCTTTTACGCAGATACAAACAATTGGGGATTGCCTGAAAAATGGGATGAAAGCAAAGTAGCTCTGTCAACTAAAGTAAAAGCAATTGGTTCTGATCGCAAATTTGAAACACTGACAATTGCTGTAAATAATGTGAATATAGATTATGCTGATTTAGAGATAATGTGGGAAAAAGTAATTGTACCTATTCGCTTTACTGTTCCAACTGATCAATTGGCAATGGAAACAATAGAGGAGACTTTTTCTGGCCCTAAGGTTGTAGATTATTATGCGGCAGCAGAATACTACTACTTAACAGGAAAAGACCTTAAAAAAGCGTTAGAATGGGTAGATGCAGCAATACAGAAATCAGGAGATAAAGTGCCTTATTACTTTGTTCGTTTGAAATCTCAGATTCAAGCAAAATCAGGAGATAAAGTAGCCGCAGTAGAAACAGCTAAGCTTGCTTTAGCGTTAGCAGAAAAAGCTAATAACTTAGATTACATTAAGATAAACAAAGACGCTATAAAAGAGTGGTCTAAATAATTTTCAAAAGATAGCCGTAAAAAGCTATCTTTTTTTATGCCATATTTTTATATTTTGTAGTTAATGGTTTATCTTTGTTTTTTAACAACACATTCTAAATTATGTTAACAGAATTAAACGCTATTTCCCCAATAGATGGGCGTTACAGAAACAAGACAGTTGGACTTGCGAATTACTTTTCAGAAGAAGCACTTATTAAATACCGTGTTTTAGTTGAGGTGGAATATTTTATAGCGTTGTGTGAGCATAACGTTCCTCAATTAGCAGGAGTATCTTCAGATGTATTTCCTGAATTGCGTAAGCTATACCAAGAGTTTAGTACAGAAGACGCTTTGTGGATTAAGGAGATTGAAAAAACGACTAACCACGATGTTAAGGCAGTTGAGTACTTTATCAAAAATGCCTTTGATCAACTTAAGCTTGAGGAATACAAAGAGTTTATTCACTTTGGACTTACTTCTCAAGATATTAATAATACGGCTATTCCGTTAATGACGAAAGAAGCTTTTCACGATGTTTATATGCCTCTTTTCGTTAAGGTAGTAAACAAGTTGAAAGAGTTAAGCGTTGAGTGGAAAGACGTTCCTATGTTAGCACGTACACACGGACAACCTGCTTCTCCTACAAGATTAGGTAAAGAGTTTGACGTATTTGTTGTTCGTTTAGAAGAGCAGTTACGCTTGTTAAACAATGTTCCTTTCGCAGCTAAGTTTGGTGGGGCTACAGGTAACTTTAACGCACATAATGTTGCTTACCCAGGACACGATTGGAAACAGTTTGGAACTGATTTCGTTGAATTAACATTAGGGTTAAAACATTCGTTCCCTACAACACAGATTGAGCACTATGACCATTTTGCAGCGTTTTTTGATGCGTTAAAACGCATTAATACCATCATTATGGACTTAGATAGAGATGTGTGGACTTATGTTTCTATGGAGTACTTCAAACAGAAGATTAAAGCTGGTGAAATTGGTTCTTCTGCAATGCCACATAAAGTGAATCCTATTGACTTTGAAAACTCAGAAGGAAACTTAGGTATTGCTAACGCTATATTTGAACATTTATCGGCTAAATTGCCTTTATCGCGTTTACAACGTGACTTAACAGATAGTACAGTGTTGCGTAATATTGGTGTGCCATTAGGACATACATTAATTGCTTTTGAATCTACGTTAAAAGGATTAAATAAGTTATTGTTGAATGCTGAGAAGTTTGAGCAAGACTTAGAAAATAACTGGGCTGTAGTGGCAGAAGCTATTCAGACTATTCTAAGAAGAGAAGCTTATCCTAATCCGTATGAGGCATTAAAAGATTTAACGCGTACTAATGCAGTAATTAACAAAGAGTCTATTCACAATTTCATCGAAACGCTTGCTGTTTCAGAAGATATTAAAAATGAATTAAAAAATATTACTCCAAGTAATTACTTAGGTATTTAATATATATTATAATTAGTACTATCTTTATATTATAATTAGTACTATCTTTATTTTATAAAGAGTGGTAATTATGACAAATCGTTTATTATCTATTTACAGTTTTATAACCATTATATTGTTTAGTATAATAGTTAGTTTATCTCTGTTACAAGAAGAAGGTATATATGGTAACGCATTAATTGGTGCAGTATATGAAATATTATGGCTGCCACTTCTAATATCAATTACTGTACTGCCATTTATATGGGGACATTCACTATGGAAAAACAAAGTAGATAAACTAAAAGGATTAAGTTTTATAGGAGTATTCATCTTGCTATTTAGCAGTTTGTTTATCCTTTTTTAAATAATATAAAAGATGTCTTATTCTAATTAAATTAGAGTAAGGCATTTTTTTATGGATATATTATTGCTTTTTTAATGAAGTATTTTACCTGTTTATTTATCAAAAGGAAAGAGGAAAAAAGGAGAGTTGTTATATAAAAAATAGATAAATAATGAGTTTAAATAAGAGAAGGTCATTTAGCAATAAATGACCTTCTTTGTTTGATAAAACCATCATGTCGTTATTCTAATGTTAGGAATTAAGCAATAGAAATTTACGGGAAGAAAATGACTATTTCTTAAGTTGGGTTAATTTCTTACTACCCCATACTCCTACAGAAAGGAATAGTAGTGGTGTTAAGAAAGATAAAAGTTCAAAAGACTGTGTAAATATATAGGTATCGATACTCTTTATCAATAAAATCAGTCCGACGACAAATACTAAAAACAGTATTGTCCTGTAAAAATTTGCGCTTGAACGTTTCATTACGTGGTGTTTTTATAGTTAATAAAAATAAATATAGGGAATAAAAAAAGCCTGTCAAAATTTTGACAGGCTTTTCTATATTGTTGATATTTAATCTTATAAGTGAATAACTTCACCGTAAGCTTCAGCAACAGCTTCCATCACTGCTTCACTCATTGTAGGGTGAGGGTGAACCGCTTTCAAAATTTCGTATCCTGTAGTTTCTAATTTACGTGCTACAACTGCTTCAGCAATCATATCAGTAACACCAGCTCCGATCATATGACAACCTAACCACTCTCCGTATTTAGCATCAAAGATAACTTTTACGAATCCGTCAGGAGTACCAGCAGCTTTTGCTTTACCAGAAGCAGAGAATGGGAATTTACCAACTTTGATATCATAACCAGCTTCTTTAGCTTTTTTCTCAGTCATACCAACAGAAGCAATCTCAGGAGTAGCGTAAGTACATCCAGGGATATTTCCGTAGTCTAATGGTTCAACGTGGTGACCAGCAATTTTCTCAACACATAAGATTCCTTCAGCAGAAGCAACGTGTGCTAACGCTTGTCCAGGAACAACGTCTCCAATTGCATAGTATCCAGGGATATTAGTTTGGTAGAAATCGTTTACTAAGATTTTATCTCTATCAGTAGCGATACCAACTTCTTCTAATCCGATGTTTTCAATGTTAGATTTGATACCAACAGCAGATAATACGATGTCTGCTTCAATGATTTCTTCTCCTTTAGCTGTTTTCACAGTAGCTTTTACTCCTTCACCAGTAGTATCAACTTTTTCTACAGAAGCGTTAGTCATAATTTTGATACCTGCTTTTTTCAAAGAACGCTCAAATTGTTTAGAGATATCTTCGTCTTCAACAGGAACAATATTTGGCATAAACTCTACAATAGTTACATCAGTACCCATTGCATTGTAGAAGTAAGCAAATTCAACTCCAATTGCACCAGAACCAACAACAATCATTTTCTTAGGTTGTTGAGGTAAAGTCATTGCTTGGCGGTATCCAATTACTTTTTTACCATCTTGTGGTAAGTTAGGTAATTCTCTTGAACGCGCACCAGTAGCGATGATAATATGATCAGCAGATATTTCAGTTACGTTACCATCTTTATCAGTTACGTCAACTTTTTTACCAGCTTTTACTTTTCCGAATCCATCGATGATTTCGATTTTATTCTTTTTCATTAAGAATTGAACTCCTTTGCTCATTCCTTCTGCAACATTACGAGAACGTGCAACAACAGCA contains these protein-coding regions:
- the coaD gene encoding pantetheine-phosphate adenylyltransferase, which codes for MRRAVFPGSFDPITNGHYDIINRALPLFDEIIVAIGVNSDKKYMFSLEERKRFIEKTFKDEPKIKVTTYEGLTTDYCFEVNAQFILRGLRNPADFEFEKAIAHTNRFLSKIETVFLLTAASTSFISSSIVRDVIRNKGDYSKLVPEPVKF
- a CDS encoding D-alanine--D-alanine ligase — protein: MKHVAIIMGGYSSEYKISLVSGKVVFDNLDRNKYIPYAIHILKDKWVYVDENNAEFPIDKNDFSVQYNGNKISFDVVFNAIHGTPGEDGLMQAYFNLIGMPHTSCDYYQAALTMNKRDMLSVVKPYGIKTAISYYLNEGDVIDTEAIIQRVGLPCFVKPNRSGSSFGISKAKNTEELLQAIETAYKEDNEIIIESFLNGTEVSVGVINYQGEIIVLPITEIVSENDFFDYEAKYLGKSQEITPARIDEATKAKIEDIASRIYKILKMEGFSRSEFIIVDGVPFLLEMNTVPGLTNESILPQQAKQANISLSDLFGNAIVLALQKAQ
- a CDS encoding RluA family pseudouridine synthase codes for the protein MQEGNIEAFDDLDGELYEHFRFEAGKGQAPLRVDKFLMNLVENATRNKIQQAAANGNIFVNDVPVKSNHKVKSMDVVRVLMKQPPFENIIIPEDIPLDIVYEDDAVLVINKPAGLVVHPGHGNYTGTLVNALAYHFDNLPLNSSERPGLVHRIDKDTTGLLVVAKTEWAMTELQKQFAAKTTEREYMAMVWGNVEEDEGVIESYIGRHVKDRMQMAAFDDETMGKWAVTHYKVIERLGYVTLVSCRLETGRTHQIRVHMKSIGHTLFNDERYGGNLILKGTTFTKYKQFVDNCFSVLPRQALHARTLGFEHPITKEFMRFETEIPEDMQECIAKWKTYAQASNLGNKGEI
- the tilS gene encoding tRNA lysidine(34) synthetase TilS; translation: MLSQLKVHIESNFQELVEKPLLLAVSGGIDSVVLVHLCHQLKLNIAIAHCNFHLRKQDSIDDQAFVEQLGKQLDIPVFVAEFQTEQYAEENKISIQIAARELRYDWFKSLIAKGEYKYLLTAHHLDDSMETFLINLSRGTGIEGLLGIPAKNDYIRRPLLPFTREQIVNYAEENKITWREDYTNAQTKYLRNKIRQNILPLVKETNDQFANSFQKTIDYLQQTFDLSEDASRLYFEKIVKSIDNQLIIDILALKELSSPIAYLYRWLQPYGFTAWSDIENLLDATSGKVVYSPTHMLLKNRDELILQSLADKEENKEQIYFLEPKQTLTEPLKISITPYEEKELKSDSSVIYVDGDALKFPLSIRKYRSGDKFIPFGMKGSKKVSKFFKDEKFSLIDKENTYLLCSEDKIVWIIGSRMDERFKVKNTTTNIFKIQVIL
- a CDS encoding orotate phosphoribosyltransferase; this translates as MNLESTKVTVPQSAEYIFNALNDVKNFEKLMPDSIAKFEVTGDDSFIFALKGMPEIKLKKKEQTPHSKIVLGAASDKLPFTLTGNITEVDANNTEIQLQFEGSFNPMMAMMVKGPIGKFIEALAGNMNKL
- a CDS encoding NUDIX hydrolase, which produces MYKVFVNDKPLFLTDKIEKETDFQLFLLDSVDIDKIIIKYFQNKIDKAFLYHPNEKQILKKIKDKIPVQKAGGGLVYNSKGEILFILRSGKWDLPKGGIEKNEEMEETAIREVEEETGVNGLEIVRKLPKTYHIFKRNGKYKLKITTWYEMKTDFEGTPVGQLEEGIEKAVWLNKEQIREAMNNSYENIKLLIDEAGVLK
- the pyrE gene encoding orotate phosphoribosyltransferase, which produces MIFNKETAHKTAELLLQINAIKLNPKNPFTWASGWKSPIYCDNRITLSFPEIRKFLKQEFANNIISKYGKPDVIAGVATGAIGIGLLVAEALDLPFVYVRPEPKKHGRQNQIEGQLEPGKSVIVIEDLISTGKSSLQAVEALKENGANILGMAAIFTYEFQVAEDNFKNAGIELTTLSNYSSLLENAVNQKYISDTDLDTLQEWRKNPSEWNQ
- a CDS encoding PASTA domain-containing protein; protein product: MKLFGFLKSKAFFISLIAAVVMLVAGVFLALKWLEKTTNHGQRIAVPSILKLDTDQAIQVLEKNSLRMVVLDTVDYDRDFPPLTILEQDPEPNTDVKENRKIYVKINAAGYGKVILPEFEKLTYRQVLATIKSLGLKEGTISYETFIGKDVVLRVTQNGKVLKKGDKVSKNSRVDFVLGDGRAAYTQEELDVAPEID